Genomic DNA from Helicobacter ganmani:
ACGCAATAGAATCTCATTTTCTTTTCCCCCTAAACTCTTTCTTTAACTTACGCACTTCTTGAAAAAATTGCAAATAAGCAAAGATTCGCCCCCCCCCCCCGCACAGAATTAGCAGTAATGAGTGCTTTACCTAATTTATAAGTAAAGCATTCTTTTTCTTTTAAGGCTTGTTTGTAATCTGTATAGGATTCTAAAGGAGGAAGTTTTAAGCTAGGATTCTTTGCAACTCTTGCTTCATAATCTGCAATTTCTTTTCTATGTGTTTCTTTGATATAAGATAACACATAAGGCATTCGTATATATCCCCATAAACTTTTAGAGTTTAGAATCATTGCAGAACCTAGTTTGTAGGCTAAATGATTGTGGATTCTGTGTTTTGCGGTTAGGAACGCAACCTTAGAATCCGCCTCTTTAAGAAAGGGAATGAAGCTCAAAAACATTTCATTTTGCGATTCCTTAATCCGTGCTAAATCCATAATTTTTTTGGCTTGCGTGATATTTCCATTAAAAAAGCAAATTTTAGCCGCGCAAAAGCAAATGTAGGGAAATTCCTCCTTTGCATTTTCCAAGTAAGCTTTAAATTGCTCTTTAAAAACAATATGTGTATTCCACAAAACAAGCAGCAAGGACGCAAGATATTCTTCTCCCCTCTCATTTATCACATTTTCAAGATATTTTTCTGCGCGGTAGATTTGCTTCTGTCTTAAAAACTCCTCTACTAACATCACACGATACGCACTATTGCACATATCAAATTCCAAAGCCAACCACAAAAGCCTAATGCGCTCCTCAAAGCTCACTCCAATTTGCCGCCCCAAAGAGTAAGCATAAGCGCAACTCACACTTTTTTGCACATTAGAAATATCCAAATAATCTTTCATTTTTGGGACAATAAAAGCATTATAAAGCTCTTTTTGCGTGAAATAGACATTGAAGTTCAAAAGCTCATTTTGCGACCCCAAAAAAGCAGCAAATTTAGAAAATGTGGAATGATTCGCAATCGTTTTTTTCGCTTCAGCCATCAAACACACTTCAAAAATCGTTCTCTGTGTCTCATTCAAATTCTCGCTCCAAGTTTGCGCGTTGATGAAATTTCCACTCTTTACCTCATCGTCCAAAACCTTAGATACTGCTTCGTTTGCCTTAGAATCCGCTCCAAAAAGCAAAACTTTAAAGCCAAGCTTGATAAAATGTCTTGCCGCAAAAATCACCAAATCCACAGGAAAAAAGTATTTATGGATAACAGGACAAAACACAAATCTCCTATATTGCGTCTCTATGGAATCCCCGCTTCGCATATGCAGGGCGACAAAATCACCTATTAAAGCCGCTTTTGCCCTAGCATTAGCAATCTGCTCCTTGTAGCGAGGCTTCATCGGCAAGTTAGAAAAAATCTTATAAAAAGATTCCTTGTATTCGCTCGTATTCAAATCTGCAAGATTCGCCTTTGTCGGGATATAATAATTCATTACCCAAGTTCCCCAAACTTCCCTACAAGGCTTTTCTTGCAATTCTTGCAAAGTCTTAAAGCACAAAGTATTGCCCGCCCCGCGCAAGGGGAGAACATCGGAATAATTATGCTTTTGTAAAAACTCCCTTTCAAAAAGCTCTTCAGCAGATTCCATAAAAACCCCGCTTTTATCCTTGTCTAGTTGCGACCAAACAAACCCGAATTTAAATCCCAATTTCTCCGCAAGATAAATCGCAGTTACAAAAGCACTCATTCTACTGCCAAAGGCATCGTCTCGCCCTGCGATTAAAAGATTCTTTTTCCTCTTGTAAGCCTTAATACTAAAGTCGCCTAAAAGCTCTATTGCAAAACTTTTCACTTCAAATTCTTGATTCAAAAGAA
This window encodes:
- a CDS encoding O-fucosyltransferase family protein produces the protein MIFKQEDLQEIHLNKTSFGYTLEQETWLDCLWLRNIGANDLGHLKITINGLRIFPRLEINEKEIWILLNQEFEVKSFAIELLGDFSIKAYKRKKNLLIAGRDDAFGSRMSAFVTAIYLAEKLGFKFGFVWSQLDKDKSGVFMESAEELFEREFLQKHNYSDVLPLRGAGNTLCFKTLQELQEKPCREVWGTWVMNYYIPTKANLADLNTSEYKESFYKIFSNLPMKPRYKEQIANARAKAALIGDFVALHMRSGDSIETQYRRFVFCPVIHKYFFPVDLVIFAARHFIKLGFKVLLFGADSKANEAVSKVLDDEVKSGNFINAQTWSENLNETQRTIFEVCLMAEAKKTIANHSTFSKFAAFLGSQNELLNFNVYFTQKELYNAFIVPKMKDYLDISNVQKSVSCAYAYSLGRQIGVSFEERIRLLWLALEFDMCNSAYRVMLVEEFLRQKQIYRAEKYLENVINERGEEYLASLLLVLWNTHIVFKEQFKAYLENAKEEFPYICFCAAKICFFNGNITQAKKIMDLARIKESQNEMFLSFIPFLKEADSKVAFLTAKHRIHNHLAYKLGSAMILNSKSLWGYIRMPYVLSYIKETHRKEIADYEARVAKNPSLKLPPLESYTDYKQALKEKECFTYKLGKALITANSVRGGGANLCLFAIFSRSA